A region of the Peredibacter starrii genome:
AGATCTCTTGCATGGAACTATTGTAATCGAAGGCAAAAAAAAAGCCACCCGGAGGTGGCCTTGATTTTTAAATACTAGAAGAAACCTTTAAGAGCATCAACCATATCCAGACGCTCCCAAGTGAAGCCATCTTTCGATGTACGGCCGAAGTGACCGTAAGCAGCTGTCTCAGAGTAGATTGGACGAAGAAGGTCTAGGCGCTGAATGATCGCCTTAGGACGCATATCGAATAGCTCGTTGATTGCAGCAGTTAGTTTCTTCTCATCAACTTTCGAAGTACCGAAAGTATCGATTAGAAGAGACATCGGCTTAGCAACACCAATTGCGTAGGCAACTTGAACTAGAGCTTTATCAGCAAGACCAGCAGCAACTACGTTCTTAGCAATGTGACGAGCAGCATATGCAGCTGAACGGTCTACTTTAGAAGGATCTTTACCAGAGAAAGCACCACCGCCGTGAGCACCGTGACCACCGTAAGTATCTACGATGATTTTACGACCTGTAAGACCACAGTCACCAGTTGGTCCACCGATTACGAAACGGCCAGTTGGGTTGATGAAGTATTTAGTGTTCTTGTCGATTAGGTTCGCAGGAACAGTCTTCTTGATAACTTCTTCCATGATAGCTTCTTCAATTTGCTTCTGAGTAAGCTCTTCAGCGTGTTGAGTAGAAACTACGATAGCATCTAGACGAGAAAGTTTTCCGTTCTCGTATTGAGCAGTAACTTGTGTTTTACCGTCAGCGCGAAGAAGTGGGAAAGTTCCGTTGTGACGGATTTCAGAAAGACGTTTCGCAAGCTTGTGCGAAAGATCGATCGTCATTGGCATAAGAGATTCAGTTTCGTTGATCGCGTAACCGAACATAAGACCCTGGTCACCAGCGCCTTGGTCAAGGAACTTACCTTCACCTTCGTTTACACCAACAGCGATATCTTGAGATTGCTTACCAAGAGCGATTGTTACGCCACAAGTGTTAGCATCGAAACCTTTATCAGAGTGATCGTAACCGATCTTTTTGATTGTCTTACGAACAGTTTCATTGATGTCTACGTTTGCACCAGTTGTAACTTCACCAGCAACTACTACTAGACCAGTTGTGATAAGAGT
Encoded here:
- the metK gene encoding methionine adenosyltransferase, translating into MLKDYMFTSESVTEGHPDKIADQISDAVLDAMLAQDPKSRVACETLITTGLVVVAGEVTTGANVDINETVRKTIKKIGYDHSDKGFDANTCGVTIALGKQSQDIAVGVNEGEGKFLDQGAGDQGLMFGYAINETESLMPMTIDLSHKLAKRLSEIRHNGTFPLLRADGKTQVTAQYENGKLSRLDAIVVSTQHAEELTQKQIEEAIMEEVIKKTVPANLIDKNTKYFINPTGRFVIGGPTGDCGLTGRKIIVDTYGGHGAHGGGAFSGKDPSKVDRSAAYAARHIAKNVVAAGLADKALVQVAYAIGVAKPMSLLIDTFGTSKVDEKKLTAAINELFDMRPKAIIQRLDLLRPIYSETAAYGHFGRTSKDGFTWERLDMVDALKGFF